A region from the Ictalurus punctatus breed USDA103 chromosome 25, Coco_2.0, whole genome shotgun sequence genome encodes:
- the lrfn2b gene encoding leucine-rich repeat and fibronectin type-III domain-containing protein 2, protein MDRVLWQLLVLVMTVVAVHACPKYCVCQNLSESLGTLCPAKGLLFVPTDINRHTVELRLGGNFILRITQQDFANMSELVDLTLSRNSISSIQPFSFADLETLRSLHMDNNRLAELGPDDLRGLVNLQYLILNNNQLCRISEHAFQDLVPAIEDLDLSYNNLQMLPWDSVRHMVNLHQLTLDHNLLEYIPEGTFTELERLARLDLTSNRLRKLPPDPIFARAQDSLQELVQVSTPFAPQLSLSIGGNPLHCNCELLWFRRLERENDLETCASPSNLKGRYFWTIREEEFICEQPLITQHTHRMLVLEGQTASLRCEATGDPTPTIHWVAPDDRLLGNSSRIVVYGNGTLVITITTSKDFGTFTCIAANVAGESTASVELSIVQLPHINNGTGQPKSRLSDITGTSKATPKGQPEKDKPVWVSEVTADSALIRWSISKAAPKVKMYQLQYNCSDDEVLIYRMIPASSKAFLVNNLVSGTRYDLCILAAWDDSATTLTATSIVGCVEFFTRDEYPQCHSLHGQLLGGTMILVVGGVIVATLLVFIVILMVRYKAGEGGTLTAVGAELPVSKLSDIGDTYSQNNDGCLGQNGVFMPPSNSKAKLKAKPKVSLRNEVVEFKCGSLQSSMSSLSSSSSSSSADSVNALHSCSPNSALANIWRSASLKPRGNLDHLLGAINALEIKGQAPLGNNKSGRAMASVPTNDKEPLLGRTLDSKFRRSHSFDAGEFATSISGVWTKRSLSINGMLLKDDMASSRGTLEGSEWVMESTV, encoded by the exons ATGGACCGTGTGCTTTGGCAGCTGCTGGTCCTGGTTATGACTGTGGTGGCTGTTCATGCTTGTCCCAAATACTGTGTGTGCCAGAATTTGTCTGAGTCTCTTGGGACACTGTGTCCAGCTAAAGGCCTTTTGTTCGTACCAACTGACATCAACCGGCACACGGTAGAGCTCCGTCTAGGTGGAAACTTCATCTTACGCATTACGCAGCAAGACTTTGCCAATATGAGTGAATTAGTGGATCTGACACTGTCACGCAACAGCATCAGTTCCATCCAGCCATTCTCCTTTGCTGACCTTGAGACACTGCGCTCACTGCACATGGATAACAACCGGCTGGCAGAATTGGGACCGGATGATCTACGGGGACTTGTAAACCTTCAGTACCTAATTCTAAACAATAACCAGCTATGCCGCATCTCTGAACATGCCTTCCAGGACTTGGTGCCTGCAATTGAGGATCTTGATTTGTCATACAACAACCTGCAGATGCTGCCCTGGGATTCAGTGCGTCACATGGTCAACCTGCACCAGCTCACGCTGGACCACAACTTGCTGGAATACATTCCTGAAGGTACCTTTACTGAACTGGAGAGACTTGCACGTCTGGACCTGACATCTAACCGCCTTCGGAAGCTTCCGCCAGACCCAATTTTTGCTCGGGCACAAGATTCACTGCAGGAATTGGTGCAAGTCTCTACGCCGTTTGCACCACAGCTTTCGCTGAGCATCGGTGGCAATCCGCTCCACTGCAACTGTGAGCTGCTCTGGTTTCGAAGGCTGGAGCGTGAAAATGACTTGGAAACTTGTGCTTCTCCTTCAAATTTGAAGGGGCGTTACTTCTGGACCATaagggaggaggagtttatATGTGAGCAGCCCCTtatcacacagcacacacacaggatgttaGTTCTAGAGGGTCAAACAGCCAGCTTAAGATGCGAGGCCACTGGAGACCCGACTCCCACAATCCATTGGGTAGCCCCTGATGACCGTCTCCTTGGCAACTCCTCTCGGATTGTAGTGTATGGCAATGGCACACTTGTTATCACCATTACTACATCAAAAGATTTTGGCACATTCACATGTATTGCTGCCAACGTTGCCGGTGAATCCACTGCTTCAGTGGAACTGTCAATCGTCCAGCTGCCCCACATAAACAACGGAACAGGACAACCCAAATCCCGCCTCTCTGATATTACAGGAACCTCGAAGGCCACGCCCAAGGGCCAACCAGAAAAGGACAAGCCAGTTTGGGTTTCTGAGGTGACTGCAGACTCTGCCCTCATCAGATGGTCCATCAGCAAGGCAGCTCCCAAAGTGAAAATGTACCAGCTGCAGTACAACTGCTCCGATGACGAAGTGCTCATTTACAG gaTGATCCCTGCTTCCAGTAAGGCATTCCTAGTAAACAACTTGGTCTCCGGAACCCGCTACGATTTGTGCATCTTGGCAGCCTGGGATGACTCGGCCACTACGTTGacagccaccagcattgtgggtTGCGTTGAGTTCTTCACCAGAGATGAGTACCCACAGTGTCATTCTCTGCATGGGCAGCTACTGGGTGGCACCATGATCCTGGTCGTGGGAGGTGTGATCGTGGCTACCTTGCTCGTCTTCATCGTCATCCTAATGGTGCGCTACAAGGCTGGTGAGGGCGGGACATTGACTGCAGTTGGGGCTGAGCTTCCTGTTAGCAAGTTAAGCGACATTGGTGATACCTATTCACAGAACAATGATGGGTGTCTGGGGCAGAATGGAGTCTTTATGCCCCCTTCAAATTCCAAAGCCAAACTCAAAGCCAAACCCAAGGTGAGTCTACGAAATGAGGTGGTGGAGTTTAAATGTGGCTCTCTTCAGAGTAGTATGAGCTCTctatcctcatcctcatcctcatcctctgcTGATTCTGTGAATGCCTTGCACTCCTGCAGCCCCAACAGTGCTTTGGCCAACATCTGGAGGTCAGCGTCTCTCAAACCGCGAGGAAATCTGGACCATCTGTTGGGGGCCATTAATGCTCTAGAGATTAAGGGCCAGGCACCATTGGGAAACAACAAATCTGGTCGTGCAATGGCATCGGTGCCCACTAATGATAAGGAGCCCCTGCTGGGCCGAACACTGGACTCCAAGTTCAGACGGAGTCACTCATTTGACGCCGGTGAGTTTGCAACATCAATCAGTGGTGTCTGGACCAAACGTAGCCTCTCCATCAATGGTATGTTGCTCAAGGATGACATGGCTAGCAGCAGGGGCACTCTGGAGGGTTCGGAGTGGGTGATGGAGAGCACTGTGTAG